A single region of the Parasphingorhabdus litoris DSM 22379 genome encodes:
- a CDS encoding ABC transporter permease has translation MSASLSKAWTIARRDLRGRFVGLRLLIVCLFLGVATLAAIGSLTSAITDELANRGQSILGGDLEISVAQREATPAELEALKATGELSETLRMQAMARLPDGSDTQLVELKGVDAPYPLYGDFTLEDGTNAPPLGSREIYVTPALIQRLSLAIGDEIDFGEATFTVSGVIGDEPDRLSEGLSLGPVAITSLEALRATNLIQPGSLFQSKYRLKLPSEVDPAELGEELEKQYKNAAWEVKTRDNGAPSTRRFIERMGQFLTLVGLASLVIAGIGVGNGVASYLRGKQGAIATLKILGADSAMVFRIYMFQILAVALVAIIAGLLVGAIAPLAIIQIAGDVLPIRPEFALYPLPLIVSAAYGILIAIIFALPPLSRAKLIPAAGLFRGESRSWREIDKPTWIAVTIAVAAIVALAVGTGREPIFSLAFIGAALGILLLLSLLGILIRWLASKAPRPKQPLLRLALTNLHRPGAQTGQLVVALGLGLTLFATLAAIQTSLTNEIRFSVPQQAPNFFVLDIPVERADDFKNQVTANAPEAEINIVPTLRGIITEYGGQVVAELDELPEGAWVLRGDRGLTYSGELPEGSEIASGEWWPADYDGPPLVSVDEEQATALGLKVGDSLTVSLLGVEIKSTIASLRRINWQNFGFNYVLVFPPNVLANTPHNVAATIQLDESKEDGLLGSLPREFPSISMVKVKEIASQIGTILDQMATAIASAASIAIFSGIAVLIGAIAASRQSRVYDSVILKLLGATRSQILSAQAIEYAVLALLLSAVALGLGLLAGWFVITQIFEFTWQPDWMIVMVTLAVGAIMTLGIGLLGSIPVLSAKPARALREL, from the coding sequence ATGAGCGCTAGCCTCTCCAAAGCATGGACCATTGCTCGGCGTGACCTGCGCGGACGCTTTGTTGGCTTGCGTCTGCTTATCGTCTGTTTGTTTCTGGGCGTAGCTACGCTGGCGGCGATTGGCAGCCTGACCAGCGCTATCACCGATGAACTCGCCAATCGTGGCCAGTCGATACTGGGTGGTGATTTGGAAATTTCGGTCGCCCAGCGCGAAGCGACGCCAGCAGAACTGGAAGCTCTGAAAGCGACCGGCGAACTGTCCGAAACGTTGCGCATGCAGGCCATGGCGCGCCTGCCCGATGGCAGTGACACACAATTGGTTGAGTTGAAAGGCGTCGATGCCCCCTATCCGCTTTATGGCGATTTTACGTTGGAAGATGGCACAAATGCGCCGCCACTTGGATCCAGAGAGATATATGTCACCCCTGCCCTGATCCAGCGACTATCGCTCGCTATTGGCGATGAAATCGACTTTGGCGAAGCGACATTTACAGTGAGCGGTGTGATCGGTGATGAACCTGATCGGTTAAGCGAAGGCCTCTCACTCGGGCCGGTTGCCATCACTTCACTGGAAGCGTTGCGTGCCACCAACCTGATCCAGCCTGGCAGCCTTTTTCAGAGCAAGTATCGATTGAAGCTTCCTTCTGAAGTCGATCCCGCCGAACTGGGTGAAGAGCTGGAAAAGCAATATAAAAACGCTGCCTGGGAAGTGAAAACCCGCGATAACGGCGCCCCCAGCACGCGGCGCTTCATTGAACGCATGGGGCAATTTCTGACCCTCGTCGGTCTCGCATCTTTGGTCATCGCTGGCATTGGTGTCGGCAATGGTGTCGCGTCCTATTTGCGCGGAAAACAAGGTGCAATCGCAACGCTCAAGATATTGGGCGCGGATAGCGCGATGGTTTTCCGCATCTATATGTTCCAAATATTGGCCGTGGCCTTGGTGGCGATAATCGCCGGTTTGCTTGTCGGAGCCATTGCCCCTCTTGCGATCATTCAGATCGCTGGCGACGTTTTACCGATCAGGCCAGAATTTGCGCTCTACCCGCTACCGCTGATTGTCAGCGCTGCTTATGGGATATTAATCGCCATTATCTTTGCGCTGCCGCCGCTCTCACGTGCCAAATTGATTCCAGCAGCCGGGCTGTTTCGTGGTGAAAGCCGGTCATGGCGGGAAATTGACAAGCCGACATGGATTGCCGTTACTATTGCTGTCGCTGCGATTGTGGCGCTGGCCGTCGGAACCGGACGGGAACCGATTTTCTCGCTGGCGTTTATCGGCGCTGCGCTTGGAATATTGCTGTTACTCAGCCTGCTCGGCATCTTGATCCGCTGGCTGGCCAGCAAAGCCCCGCGCCCCAAACAACCCCTGCTCCGTTTGGCGTTGACCAATCTTCACAGACCGGGTGCACAGACTGGTCAGTTGGTTGTCGCCTTGGGATTAGGGCTCACATTATTTGCGACCCTTGCCGCGATCCAGACCAGCTTGACCAACGAAATCCGATTTAGCGTTCCGCAACAGGCACCCAATTTCTTTGTTCTCGATATTCCGGTGGAACGCGCCGACGACTTTAAAAACCAGGTCACTGCCAACGCCCCCGAAGCCGAAATCAACATCGTCCCGACGCTACGCGGCATTATCACCGAATATGGCGGACAAGTGGTTGCGGAACTGGACGAATTGCCGGAAGGCGCCTGGGTGCTGCGCGGGGATCGCGGTCTGACCTATAGCGGCGAGCTTCCCGAAGGCAGTGAAATTGCCTCCGGTGAATGGTGGCCGGCCGATTATGATGGCCCCCCGCTGGTGTCGGTTGACGAGGAACAGGCAACCGCATTGGGACTCAAGGTCGGTGACAGCCTGACCGTCAGCTTGCTGGGCGTGGAGATTAAATCCACGATTGCGTCGCTACGCAGAATTAACTGGCAAAATTTCGGGTTTAACTATGTGCTAGTTTTTCCGCCGAACGTATTGGCCAACACACCGCATAATGTCGCTGCCACCATCCAGCTGGATGAGAGCAAGGAAGACGGCCTGCTCGGATCACTGCCGCGCGAATTTCCATCCATCTCCATGGTGAAGGTGAAGGAAATCGCATCGCAGATCGGCACGATATTGGACCAGATGGCGACGGCTATTGCCTCTGCTGCCTCCATCGCGATATTCTCTGGCATTGCCGTCTTGATCGGTGCCATTGCGGCTTCCCGTCAATCCCGGGTTTATGACAGTGTGATCCTGAAACTGCTCGGGGCGACCCGCTCACAGATATTGTCGGCGCAAGCAATTGAATATGCCGTGTTGGCATTGCTGTTATCAGCGGTAGCGCTCGGCCTTGGTCTGCTTGCCGGATGGTTCGTTATCACGCAGATATTCGAATTTACCTGGCAGCCGGACTGGATGATAGTGATGGTCACTCTGGCGGTTGGTGCAATTATGACGTTAGGCATTGGCCTGTTGGGATCGATACCGGTTCTGTCCGCCAAACCAGCACGAGCACTGCGCGAACTTTAA